DNA sequence from the Halorussus sp. MSC15.2 genome:
GAGCAGACAGTAGTAACGAGGTAGTTCTGGTCTCGGCCCCTTCGAACGGCGGGGGAACTTGCACTCGGTTACCGCCGACGGGTTCGTCGCTCGTGCGAAACTCCCCACCGTGTACGGTAGTATCGAGACGTAACTCGGCAACGACCGACAGCAGACGGTATAAATCGTCGCGCTCGTAATGACGACGCATGGAACAGGTCTTCGCGCCGTGGCGCATCGAGTGGGTCGAACGAGACGACGAGGACGACGAAATCGAGGGGTGCGTGTTCTGTGAACTCCCGGAACGCGACGACGACCGCGACAATCTCGTTGTCGCCCGCAGCGACCACGCCTTCGTGATGTTCAACAACTACCCCTACAACCCGGGCCACGCGATGGTCGTGCCGCGCGAACACACGGGCGACTACCGCGACCTCTCCGAGGCGGTCCTGCTCGACCACGCCCGCCTCAAGCAACGGACCTTCGACGCGCTCGAGACCGCACTCTCTCCCAGCGGCTTCAACGCGGGTCTCAACCTCGGGGAGGGCGCGGGCGGGTCCATCGACGACCACCTCCACACGCACGTCGTCCCGCGGTGGGAGGGCGACACCAACTTCATGCCGGTCGTCTCGGACACGAAGGTCATCGTGCAGGCCATCGACGAGACGTACGACCGGGTGCGCGAAGCGTTCGCCGAACAGGACGGCGCGGAGGTTCCAGACGAGGAGTCGTCGGTTCGCTTCCGGTTCCAGCGTTGACGCGCCGGGTACCGGTTCGGGCGGCGACCCCGACCGAACGACACGCCCTTGGTTCCGGGGTCCGAAGGTGGGCGCGATGAGCAAGCACGCGGTCCGCCGGGTCGGCGCGGTCGTCTTGGCGGTCAACGTGCTGCTGGTGGTCGCCAAGGGGTTCGTCTGGTGGACGACCGGCAGTCTGGCCGTCGGGTCCGAGGCGGTCAACAGCCTCGCCGACTCGGGCTACAGCGTGGTCATCCTCGCGGGTCTCTACCTGACGACCCGACCGCCCGACTTCAGTCACCCCCACGGACACGAGCGAATCGAACCGTTCGTCTCGCTGTTCATCGCGGTGGGCGTCTTCGCGGCGGGTGGTGCGGTCCTCTGGCGGGCGACCACCTCGATTCTCTCGGGCGAAGTCGGGGCCGCCGTGACCTCTCCTGCCGCGGTGGCGGTGCTGGTCGCCACCGCCGCGGTGAAGTTTGGTCTCTATCGGTACTGTCTCCGGGCGGCCGACCGGACGCGCTCCCCGGCGCTGACCGCGACGGCGCTCGACAACCGCAACGACATCCTGACCGCCGGCGCGGCACTGGTCGGCGTCCTCGGGGCGGGCGTGGGAATGCCGATTCTGGACCCCATCGCGGCGGGCGTCGTCTCGCTCGGTATTCTCTACACGGGGTACGAAATCGTTCAGGACAACGTCGATTACCTCGTCGGGAGCGCGCCGCCCGAGGACCTGCGGGGCGAAATCATCCGCCGGGCGCTCGACCACCCGGACGTGGAGGGCGCTCACGACGTCATCGCCCACTACGTAGGGCCGGAGATAGACGTGAGCCTCCACATCGAAGTCGAGGGCGACCGAACGCTGTTCGAAACCCACGACATCGAGACCGACGTGGTGCAGTCCATCCGCGAACTGGACGAAGTGGACGACGTGTTCGTCCACGTGGACCCGAAGGAACTCGGCGAGTGGAAGACCGACGAGTCGATAGACGAATTGGTCGACGACGGTCCGCCGGAGCTGTGAGCGCTGAGTCGAGCACAGTGTTTGGGGACACATTCCCCCGTGGTCAACTGTCTATTCGTCCCAAACACCCCTCAAAATGGTTAGGTAGTTTTCAACTTCTGGGAATCGGGCGCCCTCTTATGATTTCTCCCGAACCATATCGGGCGTGGTTCCCATGCTACCCGACCGCCGCCCCGACCGACGAACCGTACTGAAAGCCAGCGGTGTCGCGCTCGCAACCGGAGCGCTCTCCGGGTGCCTCGGGGGTGTACGAGGCAGTCTCGCCGGTAGCGAGACCGACGACCGAGACCCGTCGCCGGACTCGACCACCGACGTCGAAGTCGCCGATTCCGAGACGACGACTGCCGCGTCGGACGCGACCGTCACGGTCGCGGTCGGTCCCGGCGGACGCCTCGCGTTCGACCCGTCGGGCGACGAACCTCTCGTCGTCGCCGCAGGTACGACGGTGGAGTTCGTCTGGGAGTCCGACACTCACAACGTCGTCGTGGACGACCAACCCGACCCCGCCGATTGGGCGGGGTCTCCCGGCGGTACGGGTACGGTGTACCGAGAGGGTTATTCCTTCTCGCACACCTTCGAGGTGCCCGGAATCTACGAGTTCCACTGCGCTCCCCACGAAACCGTCGGTGGGTCCGGCGCGATTTTCGTCACACCCGAGGGCGTCGCCGCGGAGTACGCCACGGCCGACGACCTGCCGGTGACTGTCGGAGCGGACCACGACCAACAGTTCGCGCCCGGTACCGTCCGCCCGCTGAAAGTCCCCGTCGGAACCGAAGTCGAGTTCGTCTGGGAGTCCGACGACCACAACGTCCGCGTCCGTGACCAACCTGACACCGCCGACTGGCAGGGGACGCCCGGCGACGACTCGAAACTCTACAACGAGGGCTACGAGTACAGCAATACCTTCGAAGTGCCCGGCGTCTACTGGTTCTACTGTCTGGCCCACCGGTCCGCAGGGATGGTCGGCGCTATCGTCGTCGAGGAACAGTAGTACGCTCGTTCGCGGGATGACGCTCCTCCATCAGACCGGTTCGCCGAACGCGTACACCGTGCTGTGGCCCGTAATCTCCACGTCCACGAAGTCGCCGACCTCGACGCCGTGGTCGTCGGCGTTCTGGACGATGACCTGTCGATAGGCCTCGTCGTAGCACTTCACGGAGTCGCCGGTCCCCTCCTCGACCGCCAGCACTTCGTGGGTCTCGCCGACCATCGCGTCGTAGGCCTCGGCCACCACGTCCATCTTGAGTTCGGACATCTCCTTCGAGCGCTCCTTCTTCTTGGTGCCCCCGAGGCCTTTCATCTCGGCGGCGTCGGTGCCGGGGCGCTTCGAGAACCGGGTGACGTTTATCTTCTCGGGTCGGGTCTCGCGCAGGAGCGCCATGCTCTGGGCGTGGTCTTCCTCCTCCTCGGTGGGGAAGCCGACGATGAAGTCGGTCGAGAGCGTCCAGTAGTCCAGATACTCGTCGAACGTCTCGACGATTTCGACGTACTCCGAGACCTGATGCTGACGGCGCATGTCGCCCAGCACGTCGTCGCTCCCGGATTGGACCGGCGCGTGGATGAAGTTGTATAGCTTCTCGTTCTCCGCGAACACCTCCGCGAGTTCCTCGCGGATGCCGTGGACGCCCTTCGGGTTCGCCATCCCGACGCGGACCCGGAAGTCGCCCTCGATGTCGCAGATGCGGTCGAGCAGTTCGTGGAGTTTGCGCTCGCCCGTGTCCCACCCGTAGACGCCGGTGTCCTGTCCGGTAATTCGAATCTCCTTCGCGCCAGCGTGGACCAGCGCGCGGGCCTTCTCGACGTTCTCGGAGACCGGCGGCGAGTCGATTTTGCCGGTCGCCTGCTTGGTGATGCAGTACGAGCAGTCGGACATGCAACCGCGGGCGATGGGGAGGATGCCGATGACGCCGTCCAATACGGGTTCGGCGTCGGGCGTCGTCGTCGGACACTCGCCGTTCGTGACGGCCTCCGGAACCTCGTCCCAGTGGATGACGTCGGCGTCCACCTCGGCGTCGCGGAACTCCTCGCCCTGCGCGAGCGCC
Encoded proteins:
- a CDS encoding HIT domain-containing protein — translated: MEQVFAPWRIEWVERDDEDDEIEGCVFCELPERDDDRDNLVVARSDHAFVMFNNYPYNPGHAMVVPREHTGDYRDLSEAVLLDHARLKQRTFDALETALSPSGFNAGLNLGEGAGGSIDDHLHTHVVPRWEGDTNFMPVVSDTKVIVQAIDETYDRVREAFAEQDGAEVPDEESSVRFRFQR
- a CDS encoding cation diffusion facilitator family transporter; translation: MSKHAVRRVGAVVLAVNVLLVVAKGFVWWTTGSLAVGSEAVNSLADSGYSVVILAGLYLTTRPPDFSHPHGHERIEPFVSLFIAVGVFAAGGAVLWRATTSILSGEVGAAVTSPAAVAVLVATAAVKFGLYRYCLRAADRTRSPALTATALDNRNDILTAGAALVGVLGAGVGMPILDPIAAGVVSLGILYTGYEIVQDNVDYLVGSAPPEDLRGEIIRRALDHPDVEGAHDVIAHYVGPEIDVSLHIEVEGDRTLFETHDIETDVVQSIRELDEVDDVFVHVDPKELGEWKTDESIDELVDDGPPEL
- a CDS encoding plastocyanin/azurin family copper-binding protein; its protein translation is MLPDRRPDRRTVLKASGVALATGALSGCLGGVRGSLAGSETDDRDPSPDSTTDVEVADSETTTAASDATVTVAVGPGGRLAFDPSGDEPLVVAAGTTVEFVWESDTHNVVVDDQPDPADWAGSPGGTGTVYREGYSFSHTFEVPGIYEFHCAPHETVGGSGAIFVTPEGVAAEYATADDLPVTVGADHDQQFAPGTVRPLKVPVGTEVEFVWESDDHNVRVRDQPDTADWQGTPGDDSKLYNEGYEYSNTFEVPGVYWFYCLAHRSAGMVGAIVVEEQ
- a CDS encoding tRNA (N(6)-L-threonylcarbamoyladenosine(37)-C(2))-methylthiotransferase — its product is MARYHIETYGCTSNRGESRQIERRLRDAGHHRVEGPDEADVAILNTCTVVEKTERNMLRRAEELEDETADLIVTGCMALAQGEEFRDAEVDADVIHWDEVPEAVTNGECPTTTPDAEPVLDGVIGILPIARGCMSDCSYCITKQATGKIDSPPVSENVEKARALVHAGAKEIRITGQDTGVYGWDTGERKLHELLDRICDIEGDFRVRVGMANPKGVHGIREELAEVFAENEKLYNFIHAPVQSGSDDVLGDMRRQHQVSEYVEIVETFDEYLDYWTLSTDFIVGFPTEEEEDHAQSMALLRETRPEKINVTRFSKRPGTDAAEMKGLGGTKKKERSKEMSELKMDVVAEAYDAMVGETHEVLAVEEGTGDSVKCYDEAYRQVIVQNADDHGVEVGDFVDVEITGHSTVYAFGEPV